TAACAACTTATGGCATACTACACATCCAAGATATCCAGAAATTGGACTTGGTCAAGCCATATTTGCGTTGACGCCCCGTTTCAAATGTCATAGCTTTGAGTATGACGAGCGCTACTATGCTCGTGGAAGCAACCTCGGGGGATTCTATGTCGCGGCCCAAAAACATCTTGTTCTTTAGTCTGGTCACTGCTCTTGCCGTGTGTTTGGCTTGGATTCTTGGTGCAGAAACAGGCAAACTACTTAGCCGAGACAAATCGCGGAGCCAAGAGTTCACTCGCTCCGTGCTGACTACGCAGCTCCTGCAGGAAATGCCCTTGTTGGTTTTGGGTGACACGATTCCTGATCATTCGTTCTACATGCTTGACGATTCTCCTGTCAATCTCTCCGAAGTGCTCACTGAGAATACATTGATCACTTTTTTTGATCCAACCTGCGACCCGTGCATTCGGGAAATTGAGGCTCTTGCTCCACGACTTGTCTCATCGCCTACACTTGGCAAGCGGATGATACTCATATCGACGTCCGACAATATCAGTCTCGCAGCCTTTCAGAAGGAGTTCAATTTTCCAGGGACTATCTTGCGCGACTACGGTTCGGCTTATAGCCGAATGCTGAATATCAAAGGAAACCCATTAAACATTGTCGTGGACTCCCGTCGGACCCTATTGCGTGTTTACGCAGGTGAAATCTCGAATGAGGAATTTGACTCACTTGTAAGAGACGAATAGACCTACTAAGGATGGTCAGGTCCTGCGCATTAAAGAGGTCGAGTGAGTGAGGAGAGGAGGTGATTCTTATGAAGCGTGAAGGCGTGGTCGTGTCAATATTGCTTGTGCTTGTGTTTACGTTTGCTCTCGCCATTGGTCTGCACACCAATGTCGTAGCATCTGACATCCCGTTCTGCTGCAATATTCCGGCCTCGGCTGAATGTAGTGCTGGTAAAGGAGAATTCGTGTGGTCTCCTCAGGGCACATTCTGTCGTTGCAATGTCTACAATTACCCACAGTGTCAGCATCTTTGTCCTGTGTGTTGGTAGACTGCTTAACGAACTCAAATGGTCAAATCGCTGTCTGTGTCATTTGTGCTGGCATATAAGAATTTGACTATAGTGTGGTGACTGAATAATCAGAACCTCTAAAGCGCAAAGCGAACCGGCCGACGGACACTTCAGAAATGAAGTGTCCGTTACTTTGTCGTCAAACTGAAGAGCAAGTACGACAGGACTGGGGTATAGATTGACCTGACGATCTCCCAAGCAGCTGGAGAATTGTGAGCGTTGTGGTTCGACCGTCACGGCCTCTCCCGTGGACTATACAAAGGAGTGGGGAATGATGGGACTACCGGGTGTCTTTTCCATCAAGTCAGAATTTGTAACTCAATGTCAAAAAGGTAGATGGCTGAAAATCCTTCTTTGTGAGCGGGCTGTCTGCCGCATCGCCAAGCAACTGGTCGGCCATAACCATGAACATCAAATCGATTTCCTTCGTAACGGAATAGAAAGCCCCGATGTTAAAGCCGACTGATTTGAAACCGGACTTTGCCTCGTAGCGGTTGTATCCAGATCTTCCTCAATGCCAAACGTTGGGTGAACCGGAGTGCGGTCAGGTTACTGACATCTCCAAGAACATATGCAGTCTATTGTTTTCGGCAAGCACTGTCAGTTTCTGACAGTCATTCCACTCACAATTCCAAGTCGCGAGAGTGTTGTGGAATCCTGCGGGGAATCACTACCTCTTGCCGCTCCTAATCCTTCGCCTTCACTGGCTGCGCCAGGAAGATATTATCGAACGCCTTGAGCAACAGCTACGTCCGCTGGGCTTCTTCCCGGACGGTCGGGAGGAGGCCGTACACCAACAGGTGGAGGGCGTTGAGGACGACTAAGGTCCGTTTGACCTCGTTGGACGGGAACGCTATGTCTCGTGAGCCCACATTGTAGCTGGCAAAGCGAGGAAACGTGTATTAGCTTGAATTGAGCTTCCCCGATTTTGCTCCTTTACACGGAGTGAAGTAAGCACCATGCAGGGGGTAAAATCTTACCCGGACAAATTTGTAGGGGGAAGACCAGCTGGCATAGGGCAAACTAAAGGAAGGGAGTGGCAATGCAAGATTGGATAACATTAGAAGACTTCGGGAAATTGGTTCTTGGAGCATTGCTCGGATTGATCTTGCGCGGCTTTTTCGAAAAACTAGTCAGGAACAAACATTTCTGGAAACCAACATTACTCTTGCTATGTACAGTGGCCTGGTGCTCCTACATCTTCGTTGTACTAAAGGTCCATCTCATTGAACAGAGTTCGTTTAGTCCACCGTACATGTTCGCGGTCAGGACAATCGATGACCGGGATCACTTAGATCCGAGAAGAGCTCGATTTGAAGCCATGGCAGACATGTTGTCGCAAAAGAAGTCGCTTCCAATAATCTTATCGCTACCTGTTGATGGTGAAGGAAATCCACGGATTGTCACCTTTAATCCATCGAACAGATTGGACTCAGTCGATAGGAGTCTAGCTACCTTGCAACAAATTGAGTACAAGAGAACACTTCCGCTCACTGAAGACACGATTCCACGCCGGCTCTGGGGCCTAGGATCAACGGCGTTAACCTCGCCCACACGAACTCAACTGTGGGCCGTAAAGACTTCCGACATAGAACTGGACTCTGTTATTGGAATGCCAAAAGCTGTAGCCGACACTCTTCTCGGTGGGAGTGAAATGCTCAATATTAGACTCCAGGGTGTGGTTCGCTTAAATGGAGTTGCCGTGGGACATGGATCGTTCAAGGACTCCATATTTCTGCTAGGATTTGACGGCGGCCTCTATATCGGTAGAAAGCCGCTCGATTCCTTAGGTGGACCGAATCTGTCTCCGACCTCTATCAATGTCACAAGACTTTTCGATGTTAACTCGATCATCAGTCAGGGCCTCGAAACTCCTGATTGTGACGCAGCCACCAAAGAAGCAGTAAAAGATATTGCACAACTTTCATATGGATGGCAGAGTATTGAGTGCCTCAGAGAATTCAAGGACTTTCGATCTCAATCGGTCGGAAGCAGATCACTGGCTTTTCTCATTCTCAATGGTTACGCTTCTACATATTTGATTGTTCAAATGGAATGGACTGCTCCGACGACATTGCCCCGGGTGACAAAATTATACGCACGTGAAATCGCCAACAACCGTGAGCACCTTAGTTGGTGCGAAGGTGTTGCTTCGTTTTCACACGGCATTAAGCCGAGCCTGATTTGGATTGATGCTGCCTCGGGCACAGTGGCTGGTCAAATCCTCGAGGGAGGTGAGTTTATCTTTTCACATTATATGGAGGAACAACAAAGAAGATCGTACCTTGAGGGTGTCGCAATTGCTGCCGATATAGAAGCCGATACAGCACTCATTGTCAGTGATCGCGACGGACGACTTTATAGTCATGATCAGATAAGTACTTGTCGGGGCAAGTATCAGCCATTCGAGCATTGGAGCGTAATGGATTTGTTGGTTACGCATAATGCAATCTTGCATGCACAAGGCCTTGCCTTCGATCAGCAGCGAAAGGGTGTTTGGCTTGGGGCGGAAAACCACTTTCGCTTTATAAGTCGGAAGGTTCTTTCACAAAAATACAGAGTGTATGTCGGAATAAGGCGCGTACTCCTGCCGACTGCTCTGTCGATAACCGGGATTCTCATTTTCATGTTCCTTTGGTATTACCTGACAAAACCTGAGCTCGCTTCTAAATCAGTCGTATAGAAGGTCGCGTAGCTAGTGCAACTATAGATGATTCTCAATCTGTGGCACCTTGGCCCAAACACAGCCTGGATCCTTTCCTTTGAGCCATCCTTTATCCTGGAACTGGAGCCAGAGTAGCAGGAGAAATTGACCTATGTTGTCACAAAAACGTGCGAGTCATGTCTACGGAGGCTTCAATGTCGCTAAAATCCATCCAATAGGGCGAAGTTACGCGTGTTTCAGTTCAACCATCGCATAATTTTGTCTTCGATTGTAGTTCGGGGTGAGCAATATCTCTGCCTGGTCTGCCGTATGACTTTATCCCGCGAAGACAGCGCGTGACTCTCAATAGGCGGAAGGGTCTCTGCACTGAAGGGAACTGAGGTCGATCCATTGATGGATAGCTTCATGTATATATGGTGTTGTGGCAGGCTTTGCAAGTGATCGGCCCGGATATCAGGATAAAACTCTTTAGCCAAAAGCTCGGCATCTTCAGAACCTGACGTGAAAGCGATCAACGTTCCGACGTTTCCCAGGATTGCTGACACCATGTTTTCCGGAAGCTGGGAGATAAACTGATTGGCCATGCCCGCAATGTTCAGCCGATACTTCCGGGCTTCGGACAGTATGGAAGGGAAGTCCTCCGTAATGAACGACTGAAGTTCATCGATGTAGAGGTAGAAATCTCGGCGTTCACTTTCTTCCATCTTTGTCCGACGCAATGCAGCCAAATACAGTTGCGTTACCATGAGAGACCCAAGTAGGCTTGAGTTGTCTTCACCAATCCTGCCCTTGGAAAGATTCATGATGAGAATTCCGCCGTTGTTCATGATCTCCGATAAATCGAATTTCGTTTTCGGTTGGCCAACAATATTGCGAATCAAGGGGTTACCTAAAAACTGCCCGACTTTGTTTTGAATTGGAGAGATCGTCTCAGTTCGGAAGACTTTCGGATATCCTTCAAATTCCATAACCCAGAAATGTCTCACCATCGGATCCTTGATGCCTTTAACAATTCGTGCGCGGAAGTCGTCGTCGACGAGCATCCGCATGACGGCAAGCAATGTGTTGCCCTTTTCCTCCAGCAGAGCCAGTAACGTATTGCGCAGGACGTATTCCAACCGCGGCCCCCAGGAATCACTCCATATCTTCTTGAACACCTGCACCAACCCCGACGCGACCAAATTTCGTTGTCTATGATCAGACCATGACAACGGATTGAATGCAATAGGGAACTCAGAATCAGACGGGTCAAAGTAGATAGTCTCATTAATTCGCTTTGCCGGGATGTAGTCGAGAACGCGTTCTGCGAGATCGCCATGTGGATCGAGTAACGCAACGCCGTTTCCGTTCCAGATATCTTGCGCAAGGCAATTCAAGAGCATGGTCGATTTCCCTGTACCTGTCTTGCCCACGATGTATGTGTGCCGACGACGGTCGGCTCTCTTGATTCCAAACCGGCGTCGGACATTTCGATAGTTGGTCTGGCCAAGTATGGTGATTTCCTCAGATTCCATGGTCGCATAATACCCGAGGAGGTGATAGTGCGGCAGGAGGAAAAGTTGCCTCTTTCGGCAATTGATTGCGTTTGCAGCTTTCCTAGGATCGAAGGGCAATTGCTTTCGGCTCGCCAAGCTCTTGGCGACCAGAGCTCGCAGAAGCCCTTTCCCAATTAAATCAAAGTGAAGCAAACCAAAGGAGGTCCCATGAAGAACGGGAATCTTGTCACCACAATCGAGATCAAAGACAAGCAAGGCAGGGTCGTGGCGACCAAAGAGAGGTTGTCACGTACGCTGGCTTGCTTAATCGAGCCCATCAGGAAGGACTGAAAAAGGTAATAACCAGGCTGGTTCAGGCCCCTTCCAAGGACAACGAAATGACTGCGATTTCTATGGCAAAAGTAGTGACTGATAAGGGAGTGTTCATTGAATGTGGTGATGCCAATCCAGGCAACGTCGACACAAAGATCATTCCCCACATTATCCGTATGTCAGTCACCCGGGCCAAGTCTCGCGCCATGAGGGACGCGGTCAACATTGGCGCCCTTTCCCTTGAAGAAATGGCCGAGGAATTCGGGAACGGCAGTGGCAATGGAAACGGTAGTGGGGATGGAATGCCGAGTCACACCTCACCGCAGTCAGAGGTGAGGTTCATGACCCCGGAGCAACGCAAGTTCCTGTTCAAGCTGCTTGCTGAAAAGGGCGTAGCCGCTGATGACGGCCATGCCTGGCTCTGCAAGGCAGCAATCGTCGAGGACGTGAAGTTCATCACCAAGAAACAGGCGAGTGAACTAATCGATCACTTGCGAAAGGAAACATCAATCCCAAAACCCCAACAAACTGAAGAAGGGAAAGTGTCACGACTAACCTGTATGACGCACACAAACAGTGGCTCGTTCGGCCACCGGATGAGCGGTTTCCGGACATCCAATCGCTTTATGAGTTTACCAGCAACCGACGTCTGGGGTCAAGTGAGGATTCGAGAAACCTGAGCCATGTTCACCTGACTGTCACCCCAGAAAGTGCGGTCGCCATGAACGGCCAGGAGCCTCCGGCGTATCTCACCAATTGGGCGTTCAATCAACTCTCAATTGCTGTCGGTGCACCAGCCAGGTACTTGCGGTCCCTCACGCCTGAGCTTGCGAGAGACTGTCTTACCCTAGGACTCCAGAGATCCAACGATCGTCGCAAAGGTTCTCATCCGCGAAGAAACCACTGGCAACGGTCAATCCACGGCTGTTGCCGCAGCGTTCACAGGTCCGACCTATGGCAGAATCTGGGATGCAGACGTGATCGAAAGCTTGTTGCGCTCCATTGAAGGATCAGGATGGCACGTGCCTCCGGCGCATTCGAGCCATGGCAATTCCAATGCCGGACTCTATGCATCAGATCGTGATATGTTCGCGTTCTTTGTGAACGACGAGAATGTCGTCGAGGTAGGAAATGCCAAACTTGGTCGCGGGTTCTTCATATGGAACTCCGAGACAGGCTCTGCTACCTTCGGCCTGACCACGTTTCTGTATAACTATGTCTGCGGCAATCACATTGTCTGGGGAGCAGACCAGGTGCAGGAACTGAGGATTGTCCACCGACATGGCGCACCTGACCGGTTTTGCAATGATGCAATCCCGGTCCTCAATCGCTTCGTGGAAAACCGAGGAGTGTCAGAATCTGTCACTAACCGGATCAATCGAGCGATGGACATCAAGGTCGGGGACGCCTGTGGCGAGGTCATCAGCTACTTTGAGTCAAAACCGTTCACAAAGCACGAAGTCATCGCGGGGTATCAGGCGGGATTGAACGCTGGCGATGATGTCTCCACCCTCTGGGGCATGGTTCAGGGCTTTACTGCCGCGGCCAAGTCGATTCCGTATGCTAACGGCAAAGTCGACCTGGAACGCCGCGCCGGGGCATTACTGTCCTGAACCCCATTCAAATCCAACACACAGTTCGTTGAGAATTTAGAGTAGCCGGAAAGGGCTTCTTGCTGCTTGCGAGGGTCTGCAACATCACGTTTCAGACCCTCTTTCTTCTGCTGCATACTACGAACTTGCCTGTGGCGACCGACCGCGACACGATCTGGTTCGCGCAACTAAGACCGATCCGGAGAAATTTCGACGGTCGGGTAAGGAGAATTCAAAGAGGAGGTTCATGCTTGGCCAACTGAGTCTTGCGGTAAGCCGTCAAGAGAAGACACTTGAGGGAACTGAAGTTTCTTGGGAGAACGTCACCAGCGAAGGGCTCGCGGCCCAAATCGATGGCCCGGGTATCTTTTTGGAATGGTCTGCCGATTTCACGAAGGCACTGGTAGATCATTTCGGTCACAAATTTGCCTCACTAAGTTTCCTTTCAGTGAGATACGCTATTGTATACCAGCTGGTTACGTAGCTTCACACACCGCATTAGTCTTTCTTGCGCTGTACCGTCCTGTAACATAACTTGTTGCACGACTTACGATTGCCGAGGTGGTGAGATTGGTAGTCCCGTTGCATTCAGGGCGCCTTCCGGGGGATTCTTCAAGTGATTGAGATTTAACACAAAACGTGATTATACTTTGAGTTACGGCGATTTTCGATTCGTGTGAGTTCGCATTGATTTTGATGGTTTGAGACGCTGAGTAGTCAAAAACTGGTCACAAACAACTCGCCTTAACATCTATCACTTTGGTAACAGCTCCGGCCATCTATTGTTGTGTACCAGTAAGCGGATTACTACTTTAGCCAACATGGCATGCATATTGCGATGGGGATCGTGAACATGGAGTCTTACAACGCAGTCGCGAGTTGGACCGGCTGGCCGCCGCTATTTGCGCTCATGTTGCTGCTAGCTGGTTTTGCCTACTGGATGCTGCAACGCCACATTGACATTTTGAAAGAGCAGAAGGCAAGTCTGCATAGCCAGTTAACGCTTGCCAAAGATCATTCCCCAGACGCTCTTGCCAAACAACTAACGGATCGACTGCATGCGTACGAACATGAACTTGCGCTCATGCGCGAGGACAAACAGACTGCTCAGACGTCACTGAAAGCTAAGGAGTCGGAAATTGAAGCAGTGCAGAATCAAATTGCAGGACTCAGAGACCAGATCGTGAAAGCTAGTAATTTACTGCAGAAAGTCACTGACTACAACTTGGTATGTCCTCACTGTGGAGCGCCTCTGATTATTCGCGATGGACATTCCGAGTTGGGGGAGTACGAAGGTAGGGAAATTGAAGTTGATCACGAATATAGCCAGTTTGAATGCGGCTTTGAGATCTTTGACGGCAGTGGAAGGGGCAAGTGCCCGAGAACTACGTCAGCGAATATGGAAAACCAGGAAGACTAATAACTCATGAGGTATACTCTGCTAATGTAACGGCAGTGAAGAATGGCTCACTTGCCGAACCGTTTTCATTCGCTGATTTTCAGGCAGCCTGTCACGGATTCCACTACGGTTTGTGATGAAGTTGTTCATGTCTGTGCATAAGTTGTCCATGTCGACTCGATCTGAAACTTGTGCCCACAGCATATTATCGCGACACTTGGCTCAGAATCGCTTGGTGCAGGCGGTGAATAGGCCGTCACTGAGAGTTAAGAATAAGTATCCTTTGGACAAAAATGTAAATGTCGATTTTGGAGGCACTTCCTATACGCATTAATAGCATTGCATTGCTATCACCTTCACGTTACATTTATTACTTTGTAGTCGAACTATTTGACAGTGAATTGACCGGGTAGTTAAGGCCTTAACCTCTTGGGGGACAGACAATGAAAAGCGTGAAACGGATCGGAATTCCTGAACAATCTTGGTGTAATAAGTATGCACGCACAGTTCTAAAGCTCAAAGGTCTAAAGAAAAGTCAAATTTCACAAGGACTTGAAAGACAGGTTTCGGGGTCATTGAAATCATTCAGCACAATTTACAGGGCAGTGGCATTCGATATAGATGGAACTCTAACGAAGCGAAATAGCCCTGAAATCGATGATAAAATGTCAGAGGTAATAGCTTTCTTGTTGTTGAGAGGGGTGCCTGTTTTGCTTATATCTGGCAGAGGTAGGAAATCCTGTCGCGTTGCTGCTGAGTCAATAGCAAGAAAGACAAAATTATCAGAGTGGTATTTAAGAAGATTACGCTGTATTACACACAATGGCCTCATAATGTTATCAACACCGACTCATTCACCAGGGGCATTTCTAAGAGAGGAAACAGTATTATCTGATCCGCTAGCCAAAATTGATGAGATCCATACACTTCTTTGCCAATCACTTTCTTCACTTGATCTTGAACAAATTCCCGAAAGCACACTTGAGCCTTGCACAGGTGATATGGATCCCCACTCTATACGAATTGCAATTGGTAGGTCCGCTCAACAAAGAGATGAGGTTGTCAAAGTTGTTAAGAAGATTCTAAAACAATGTGATTTGAAGTTGCATCGACCGCGGATTCAAACAGGGTCATACGGGAAAGTCCATAGCCTAGATATCTCACATGCCAACAAGATAAGAGCGTTGAAACGCTACGCTTACGAAATTGGTGTTTCTTTAGATCAAATTCTTCGAATAGGAGATCAAGGTCAGGAAGGTGGGAATGATTATGATCTACTTAATTCTTTTTCGGGATTTTCGGTATCTCTTCTTAGTAACAAACCAACATGCTGCCTTCCAATTCTCTCTGACGATCTACGGACACAACTTTTTGGTTCTAAAGCGACCAGAACACTACTTGAAAGAATTATGCTATTCCCTCGATTGTCAATCTCAAAATCTCATAGAGTTGCCAGGATTGAGGCCCTGAGGTCTTTTGAGAAGATAGCACTACAAAGGTCACGGATCGAAACCCAGACCGTTGAACAGCGGTTGAGAGTTAGATTGAGGTATCTGCTTGATGACCAACACGGCAGTAGCCTTCTATCTCATCTTGACGCATCGGATATATTCGATCCTCATTCTGGTGGAGTAAGGTTAAAGGACTGGGAGTTGGATGAGTTTGGTGATACGCATCCAGCGTTGATGCTGTTTGGGCTGGTAGAACCTCGTTACAAGAATTATCGCTCACCCAAGCAGAAGTGGTGTATGTTCACTGACACTAGTATTTTGATGAGGGGGCCAAACTACTATTACCCTCTTGTTAGGCGAGAAAGCGAGATTAGCAAGCAGGAGTATCTTGTCCTTTGCCTTGAATTTATGACAAAAAGAGTAGCGCGGTTTTGAAATTTATGAAGCAGGATTCTCCATCATTACCGCGATTTAAGATTGTGATGGCAATAGTTGACAACATTCGAAATATGCTGCTGTTATGTTCGCATGCCGCATTTAGCATTGAGCGAAATGTTCGTGATTCATCATATCACGTCACCTCACGGCTTTTCACAAACCTCGTCGTGCCACATACTGCACTCAACTATAACTTTCTTCTGAATCCTGATGTAGGTTGGAGAGGTATGCTCAGCAGCTACATCAGATTTGTTGACACTGCAGTCTTGGAGCTGGAAGAAGTAGCAAGTGAATTGCGAAAAATGCCTAGCCGCGCCCTAAGACAAAAGAGACTCTTGAGGAAATGGAGAGAATGCGACCATTTCCTGGAAAACATTGCAGCAGTTCAATTAGGGTTGCATGAATTGAAAATCCTTGAAGATTCTTCAATAGCCGGTTCAACAATTGCGATGGGAATAACATATGGTGGCATTGAGATGCCAGCTATTGCTCGGGCTGTTGCCAAAGCGCATCATGTAGATCTGAGAATTGGCCTTGCTCATGTCTCGATATATAGTACTAAAGAGGTGAGAAAGCTGATTCAATCAGGAAAGTGGGGGGTAGTTCAAGAACGACTCCTAAAGAACGCACCAGTAGTCGTATTTGACGATCGAGGAACATCGCTGAATATGAAGAAAGAAGCTGATATTGCTTGACGACAATGCTCTTACGTGTGTGACGCTTCAGTTGGCACGTGATGTACTTTCGCTAAAGGGAGGCGACGTACTTGGCGCCATTGTGGTACGGTTTCCGGGTGTAAATCGATTTGTCCAAATGGCACTTAATAATCATGGTTTTCCAGATAGTGATATGCTATTCTCATTTGTAAGAGGACTCATCTCACCGTCACCATATACTCGCTTATTTTTCCCCGGTAAAGCAAGAAAGCCTTATCTGGACCAGACAGGGATATTCAATAAGGCCAGAACTCGAATTGAACGGTACCTACTTAAAAATGGAACGCCAGCTAAATAATATTTGATCAAAATATGGTACGATTCATTGGATTCGGCGACGTCATTCTTGACCATGTGTTTAGAAACCGAGGCACTGAGGTCATCTATCTTGGTTCACAAGGTGGAGGACCAGTTTGGAATATGCTATGTAATTTGTCAAGACTCGGATCCAAAACAAAGGCAATTGGAGTTGCGGGTAAAGACAGCTTTGGCAAATTTGCAATAACAGAGCTCAAGCAATTAGGTGTTGATACCGAAGACATAAAGTCAGTTGAAGGCAAACGAACAAGAATTATTTTTCAGCACAATGAAGAGGCGCAGCCTGATCTCTTCAGTGGTCCCGCACATTCTTTCTCCTCTAGATGCTTGATTTGTGAAGAGAGAAGCGTCGA
This genomic interval from bacterium contains the following:
- a CDS encoding HAD family phosphatase → MKRIGIPEQSWCNKYARTVLKLKGLKKSQISQGLERQVSGSLKSFSTIYRAVAFDIDGTLTKRNSPEIDDKMSEVIAFLLLRGVPVLLISGRGRKSCRVAAESIARKTKLSEWYLRRLRCITHNGLIMLSTPTHSPGAFLREETVLSDPLAKIDEIHTLLCQSLSSLDLEQIPESTLEPCTGDMDPHSIRIAIGRSAQQRDEVVKVVKKILKQCDLKLHRPRIQTGSYGKVHSLDISHANKIRALKRYAYEIGVSLDQILRIGDQGQEGGNDYDLLNSFSGFSVSLLSNKPTCCLPILSDDLRTQLFGSKATRTLLERIMLFPRLSISKSHRVARIEALRSFEKIALQRSRIETQTVEQRLRVRLRYLLDDQHGSSLLSHLDASDIFDPHSGGVRLKDWELDEFGDTHPALMLFGLVEPRYKNYRSPKQKWCMFTDTSILMRGPNYYYPLVRRESEISKQEYLVLCLEFMTKRVARF
- a CDS encoding redoxin family protein, translated to MLVEATSGDSMSRPKNILFFSLVTALAVCLAWILGAETGKLLSRDKSRSQEFTRSVLTTQLLQEMPLLVLGDTIPDHSFYMLDDSPVNLSEVLTENTLITFFDPTCDPCIREIEALAPRLVSSPTLGKRMILISTSDNISLAAFQKEFNFPGTILRDYGSAYSRMLNIKGNPLNIVVDSRRTLLRVYAGEISNEEFDSLVRDE
- a CDS encoding type IV secretion system DNA-binding domain-containing protein, coding for MESEEITILGQTNYRNVRRRFGIKRADRRRHTYIVGKTGTGKSTMLLNCLAQDIWNGNGVALLDPHGDLAERVLDYIPAKRINETIYFDPSDSEFPIAFNPLSWSDHRQRNLVASGLVQVFKKIWSDSWGPRLEYVLRNTLLALLEEKGNTLLAVMRMLVDDDFRARIVKGIKDPMVRHFWVMEFEGYPKVFRTETISPIQNKVGQFLGNPLIRNIVGQPKTKFDLSEIMNNGGILIMNLSKGRIGEDNSSLLGSLMVTQLYLAALRRTKMEESERRDFYLYIDELQSFITEDFPSILSEARKYRLNIAGMANQFISQLPENMVSAILGNVGTLIAFTSGSEDAELLAKEFYPDIRADHLQSLPQHHIYMKLSINGSTSVPFSAETLPPIESHALSSRDKVIRQTRQRYCSPRTTIEDKIMRWLN